In Garra rufa chromosome 14, GarRuf1.0, whole genome shotgun sequence, the genomic stretch AGACGCCGTACCTGGACTACACACACCTAAGGATTTCTTACAACGTGTATGTAGCTGTTTATGCCATAGCACAAGCACTTCAGGACATACTTACCTGCACACCTGGAAAGGGATTGTTTGCTAATGGCTCTTGTGCAGACATTAGGAAAGTTGAAGCATGGCAGGTGAGTCACTTATCATGCTACTTATATATTTGTAACTCTCCAGAAGGTTCCCTTCTGCTCTTCTCAGTTTTTTAGGATGTTATTTAAATGATGTTCACATCCCTCTTTTTATTCTAAAAGGTTCTGAAACAACTGAGACACCTCAACTTCATAAACAGCATAGGGGAGAGGGTGCGCTTTGACAACGGCAGTGAGCTCTCAGCAAATTATACCATCATAAACTGGCATCGATCACTTGAGGATGGTTCTGTTGTATTTAAGGAGGTTGGCTATTACAGCGTACATAACAAGAATGGAGCCAAACTTTCCATTGACAAGACACAAATACTATGGAACGGCCGTCTAACTGAGGTGAGTAAAAATAGAACATACAGTATCTGGATAGCTTggctcttaaaggggtcatcggatgcaaaactagtagaagggttttttatgcatctttgcaaatggcctttcttaataatgtgcttgttggcaagtttcgccgctaaatgcagctaaacgcggctaaagtaaacattgcaGCTTGTAATCCCTCGGCAGAgagggcggggcaagcagagctcatttgcatttaaagggcccatgcgataaaatgagctgatattttgcagagctgattttgacaaggtaaaagggtgttttttacactactattgagaatttttaaccaaagtatagtagagacttttcattaagaccctaatgaatcatatgaacttgtgaaaaatagccatccgatgacccctttaagcccTGGACACACCAAGCTGACAGTTGGTCATCGGGCAATGTTGGCTGGTTCTTGAACATCAGTCGGCTTTAGTTTTTGTGCCTCTAGTCAGACCCATCGGCTGTTTTTCGTCCAATTCTGCATGCCGTATTAGTGGCAGAGTTCGTCCGTGAGAAGTCAGCTTAGAGAATGAGCTGTTCTATCCCTTTCTTTAGCTGCAAATGGTTTCAGGTTTTCCTGTTTGAATACCAATGACAgactactgccacctactggtataGAAGAATTTTGTTCTCCGATGCAACCGCAGAGGGTACAATCTAGCCGGCCATCGGCTGTAGTCTGTCAGGTCTGTCCTAGTGCAACTTTTTTCCCCCAATGCAGGCGATGCCACAGTTGGCTTTGCTCATTGTTCATTAACACAGGGAGTCCGCGTTAATGCTTATTTACTTTAAATGGGTGATGTCATGCATTGCTAAATTGAATGGGTACTTTACCCTCTGGGGTTGCTTGCAGCAGAAGTCGAAAAATTTTCAACCTTTCAAGCCCCAATGCAGGCGTTAGACACGCCCTCCAACAAGTTTGGACACCCTATGTGAATGTATGGGCAGCGCTAGTTCTTTAGTGTTGGTTTGGTGTGTCATCAAATATGTTATCAAACATCAAATATGACTTTGCATGAGAAAATACATTGCTTCCCTTTCCCAGGTACCATTTTCCAACTGCAGTGAAGAGTGTGAACCTGGAACCAGAAAAGGAATTATTGATGGCGAACCCACATGCTGCTTCGAGTGTACAGAGTGCTCAGACGGGGAGTACAGTGATCATAAAGGTTAGCAAATTTATGAGTTAGCAACTTAATATAATAATAGAAGCAACAATGGTGGCTGGAGACAGTACCAAAATATACTTGAGACAAGATTTAAAACAGAGGTGTTCTCAActctctgcagagtttagctccaaccttgatcaaccCTGCTTGTAACTTAGTGGtcttgaagaccttgattagcttggtcaggtgtgtttgtttagggttggagctaaactttgcaggaaagTGTACCTCAAGGGCAAGAGTTGAGAACCCTatctatactgccctacaaaggcaaagtgcagtaactacgccaacactgaaactgagaaaaatgcctttaaagtttttacaccatttATGGtcttagtttggattttgtagttactgcaattttgacattctcctttctctgaaacgggacaaaattgaaccaggagactttgccacaagacaaaacggtTGTCACAAAGCCCAATTTAAGCcgtaactcaattttgaccaaatgtgtagttactgcgctttgcctttggagggcagtataatgTAATCCTGCTTCTGGAGGGCCAATGTCCTGCAGATTCTGGCTCCATCCAGCCCCACTGCACATGCCTGGACATTTCTAATGagtctgaagaccttgattagctgcttcaggtgtgtttatttagggttggagctaaacagCATGGCTGTATCCAAAATCgtccccctataccctcattctcTATTCCCCATATTAGTCCACTAAAATAGTCCAGTTgaagagtgaatgaaaacgagtgagtgaattcggacactgagtgcaccgAAAGAACTGCCGGTTTTGTATAGTTTGTGCTTGCtattttaataatcatttgaaacAGGCTAACTGGCAGTTCCTGTAGTAAGAttaaaaaatgcaaattaataattttgtgcAAATGATTAAAATGCTGGCAGTAGCTAACAACTTAGAAAAGGGAAAAAGTTAATTAAAACTTTATTCCTCAGTGTTTAATCTTCAAATTACTCGTCCTCATTGAAAAACCTTTTCAAATAAATTCAAGAGTACCGTCTACATCCATCTCTTTTACTACCATTCCTATATTTCTGATACACACATACAATTCATTTAATCTTACTCCTGTTTACCCAGTCTATTTATCCAACAACATCTAActaatgttaaaggagtagttcactttcagaacaaaaatgtacagataatgtactcacccccttgtcatgcaagatgtttatatctttctttcttcagtcgtaaggaaattatgttttttgaggaaaacatttcaggatttctctccatataatggacttctatggtgcccctgagtttgaacttccaaaatgcagcttcaaagggctctaaacaatcacagccaaaAAACAGAAGGGTtatatctagcgaaacaatgagctattttctaaaaacatttacaatttatatgctttttaatctctacacagagtacacacagagctaggcaagacgagcatctgaggttaaaaagtatataaattgtaatttttttttagaaagtaactgATCGTTTTGTTAGATATAACCCTTCTGTTTtttggctgtgattgtttagagccctttgaaactgcattttggaagttcaaactcaggggcaccatagaagtccattatatggagagaaatcctgaaacgttttcctcaaaaaacataatttccctacgactgaagaaagaaagacataaacatcttggatgacaagggggcgagtacattacatgtaaatttttgttctgaaagtgaactactttaataTTTGATTACCTATTGTACAATTAAGTGTTATTGTAAATATCATCACCGTTTGAATACTGTATTATTTTCCTGTTTCTTTTCTACTCTCCACAGATGCCAGTGTTTGCTCTAAATGCCCAAACAACTCCTGGTCTAACGGCAATCACACATCTTGCTTTCTAAAGGAGATTGAGTTTCTGTCCTGGACTGAACCGTTTGGAATCGCTTTGGCCTTATTCGCAGTTCTCGGGGTTCTGTTAACAGCTTTTGTGTTGGGTGTTTTTGTGCAATTCCGTGACACGCCAATTGTGAAAGCGTCAAACCGAGAGCTGTCGTTTGTTTTGCTTTTCTCCCTCATCTGTTGTTTCTCCAGCTCTCTTATATTCATCGGTGAACCGCAGGACTGGACGTGCCGCTTACGCCAACCAGCTTTCGGAATCAGCTTTGTGTTATGCATCTCTTGCATTCTAGTTAAAACCAATCGCGTCCTACTGGTGTTTGAAGCCAAAATCCCCACTAGTCTCCATCGTAAATGGTGGGGCCTGAACTTGCAGTTCTTACTGGTGTTCCTGTTCACGTTTGTGCAGGTGATGATCTGCGTGGTTTGGTTGTACAACGCTCCACCAGGGAGTTACAAGAACTATGACTTTGATGAAATCATCTTCATCACCTGTAACGAGGGCTCCATGATGGCGTTGGGATTCCTCATCGGTTATACATGTCTGCTGGCCGCCGTTTGTTTCTTCTTCGCGTTCAAGTCTCGAAAACTTCCCGAAAACTTCACGGAGGCCAAGTTCATAACATTCAGCATGCTCATTTTTTTCATTGTTTGGATCTCCTTCATCCCTGCATACTTCAGCACCTATGGCAAATTTGTTTCGGCGGTCGAGGTCATTGCCATTCTGGCTTCCAGCTTCAGTTTGCTAGCTTGTATCTTTTTTAACAAGGTCTACATTATTCTCTTAAAACCATCCAGGAACACGATTGAGGAGGTTCGTTGCAGCACAGCAGCTCACGCTTTCAAAGCAGCAGCGAAAGCGACGCTACGGCACAGTTCTGCCTCCAGGAAGAGGTCAAGCAGTGTGGGAGGATCCTCCGCCTCCTCGCCTTCTTCGTCTATCAGCCTGAAGACCAATGGCAATGAAACGGAGTCCCCCTCTACACGGAGACATAGTCACAAACCAAGGGTGAGCTTCGGAAGCGGAACGGTCAGTTTCTCCTTAAGCTTTGAGGAAGCTAGAAAGAACTCGGTCAAATGATGACAAACTGGTTTGCGAATGATTGTACTTTCACTGTAATGTAAATCTTGTTTTTGGTTTAAGGATATGCTTGGTGGTGGTATCACAATAGCTGTATCCGTCATTTTCTCCGATGCAACCTCCACTAAATATGCCTTCCAGTCTTCAGGAACAGACTAATCTCTGTCAACAATGCTTAGACTTgccatacagtgccttgcaaaagtattcatactctgtacccctttatttttttttcatattttgttttgttgcagcattatgttaaactgctttaaattagtttttccccacatcaattaacactccatacaccataataatgacaaagcaaaaccagatttgcaaattttacaaatgtattaaaaataaaagactgaaataagtagattgcataagtataactcagtccatagttgaagcagctttacagcctcaagtctttttgggtctgatgtgagcatctttgcacatctgcatttggcaattatctgccattctttgcctcaccttttcacctctccatctctgtcagcttggacattttctagagtcctagttgttccaatcgtcttccattatggagaatgcttctgtcaaccttcaatgcagcagatttgtttctgaactcttctctagatcatcgccttaacgcaagtctgtcactgagctctacaggcagttatcttggtttttgctctgagatgcattttcagctgttagaccttttgagaggtgtgtgtctttctaaatcagactcattcacatgaatttgccacagtttaactccactccaagtgtaggaacatctagaagcaatatgaatgctcctgagataaatttaGAGTGTCCCAGaaatgcaacgggatcttttcaacAAAGTTGTTACAagcctgttttgtgctttgtcattatggagtatgagatgtagattgatggtggacaaaaaaaaaaaagtaatttaaagcagtttaacataatgctgcaacaaaacaaaatgtgaaaaaaatgaaggggtgtgaatacttttgcaaggcactgtaactcaTTGACACAAAAGATTCATTTGCCTACGAGCCTTTTGTTTAGCACAGCATTCTTTCATAGACACTCTGTTTAAGGCATCCTCTAAATGCCTTAAATGTAACACAGAAGccgataaataaaacaaaaacacctgATTTATGTCTAATGTGATTTCTACGCCATTGCTAATAGTTCTATTAGTTTAAAGAAGAGCTTACAAGTAAAAAGGGAAAGTGATAGAGCCTGCAATACAACTTTTATCTACATCAGATGATTTTTTTAGAGATGGTGACAACTCCAAGATTTCAAAGCAGTGATGCACCAAATGCTCGGCAACTGAAATTATTTGGCTGAAAATAGCTAAATTCGGCCGGATAAGCGAAAAATAAATGATAGCGAACAATGACGTGATGCTATTAAATAGAGgcgcacactaatgcagcaaacatgtgttcagtgtggaagcatttaaatccgcctgagaaagacacaaaaatcattccaagtcATTCCATTCCaaatgtcttcatgagaagagaaaggttactgtatgatgactgaaatcatccattagtcaatcaactccagaacgttctgttgtctaatacaccagacaccaattgtatttattctgacagcagctccttagccagggttcaaagaccaaagatgacaatcattcacaaatctgctgctgccagcaaacactaggactgagctcttcttgtggGTTTACGCCAAAattaaagtcaacattcataaatgttagtattgtcattttactgctgttctgtaaaataaaacaaaaataatgataacaatcacaaac encodes the following:
- the LOC141285462 gene encoding extracellular calcium-sensing receptor-like, whose translation is MRFYLKLYLHYLVLLGFSGVISIYGPHQRAQRTGDILLGGLFPIHFGVASKDQDLAARPESTECVRYNFRGFRWLQSMIFAIEEINNSSTLLPNITLGYRIFDTCNTVSKALEASLSFVAQNKIDSLNLDEFCNCTGNIPSTIAVVGASGSAVSTAVADLLGLFYIPQISYASSSRLLSNKNQYKSFMRTIPTDEYQAIAMAAIIDHFQWNWVIAIASDDEYGRPGIEKFENEMFHRDICIDLNVLISQYIDEAEIRRLADRIENSSAKVIAVFASGPDIEPLIKEMVRRNVTDRVWLASEAWASSSLVAKPEYLDVMGGTIGFVLRAGHIPGFKEFLQQVHPKKSSHNEFVREFWEETFNCYLEDSPRNEDSENGSTSFRPLCTGEEDIASVETPYLDYTHLRISYNVYVAVYAIAQALQDILTCTPGKGLFANGSCADIRKVEAWQVLKQLRHLNFINSIGERVRFDNGSELSANYTIINWHRSLEDGSVVFKEVGYYSVHNKNGAKLSIDKTQILWNGRLTEVPFSNCSEECEPGTRKGIIDGEPTCCFECTECSDGEYSDHKDASVCSKCPNNSWSNGNHTSCFLKEIEFLSWTEPFGIALALFAVLGVLLTAFVLGVFVQFRDTPIVKASNRELSFVLLFSLICCFSSSLIFIGEPQDWTCRLRQPAFGISFVLCISCILVKTNRVLLVFEAKIPTSLHRKWWGLNLQFLLVFLFTFVQVMICVVWLYNAPPGSYKNYDFDEIIFITCNEGSMMALGFLIGYTCLLAAVCFFFAFKSRKLPENFTEAKFITFSMLIFFIVWISFIPAYFSTYGKFVSAVEVIAILASSFSLLACIFFNKVYIILLKPSRNTIEEVRCSTAAHAFKAAAKATLRHSSASRKRSSSVGGSSASSPSSSISLKTNGNETESPSTRRHSHKPRVSFGSGTVSFSLSFEEARKNSVK